From Sphaerochaeta sp., a single genomic window includes:
- a CDS encoding FAD-dependent oxidoreductase, with the protein MSASRPRRRSSAQRTTSAEVKAIRKENDRFIVQTNDGDWEAKAVIIATGAKHRKMDVPGEEDYQGKGVSYCGTCDGPLFRGKRILVVGGGDTALTDALYLSQMTKDLTICHRKDRFRAQENLVSQISCKQIATVMDTTVSKILGDGKHVTGVELTSTKDGSSHTMDVDGVFIFVGMIPQTAFLDKAILDSHGYVVTDRNMQTSVPGLFAAGDVRDTPFRQLVTAASDGAIAAHAASEYIDFIDGHPYR; encoded by the coding sequence GTGAGCGCTTCGAGACCCAGGCGAAGAAGTTCGGCGCAGAGAACGACGTCGGCCGAAGTGAAAGCGATCCGCAAGGAAAACGACCGGTTCATCGTCCAGACCAACGACGGGGACTGGGAAGCGAAAGCGGTGATCATCGCCACCGGGGCGAAACATCGCAAGATGGACGTCCCCGGGGAAGAGGACTACCAGGGCAAAGGGGTGTCATACTGCGGCACCTGCGATGGTCCGTTGTTCCGTGGCAAACGGATTCTTGTCGTCGGAGGCGGGGACACGGCGCTGACCGATGCGCTGTACCTGTCCCAGATGACCAAGGATCTGACCATCTGCCATCGCAAGGACCGGTTCCGTGCCCAGGAAAACCTGGTCTCCCAGATCAGTTGCAAACAGATCGCCACGGTGATGGATACGACCGTCTCCAAGATTCTCGGAGATGGGAAACATGTCACCGGCGTGGAACTGACCTCCACCAAAGACGGTTCGTCCCACACGATGGATGTGGATGGAGTGTTCATTTTCGTCGGCATGATCCCCCAGACGGCATTCCTGGACAAAGCGATCCTGGATAGCCATGGATACGTGGTCACCGACCGGAACATGCAGACGTCCGTACCCGGCCTGTTCGCCGCGGGTGATGTGCGTGACACGCCATTCCGCCAGCTGGTGACCGCCGCCTCGGACGGGGCCATCGCGGCCCACGCGGCAAGCGAGTACATCGACTTCATTGACGGCCATCCCTACCGCTGA